The Actinoplanes sp. N902-109 genomic interval CACCGGCCAGGAACGCGACGACCGCGGCGATCTCCTCCGGCCGGCCGACCCGCCGCAGCGCGATGCCGGCCGCCGCCTGCGCCTGGTGCTCGGCCACGGTCTGCCGCGCCCGGGCGGCCAGCGCCGCGGTCATGTCGGTCGCGATGTAGCCGGGCGCGACCGCGTTCACGGTGATGTTGAGCGGCCCGAGCTCCAGCGCGAGCGTCTTGGTCAGGCCCTCGATGCCCGCCTTGGCCGCCGAGTAGTTCGCCTGCCCGGGGTTGCCGAGCGCCGCGACGCTCGACAGGTTGACGACCCGGCCGGACCCGGCCTTGGCCATGTGGTCGACGACGGCCTGGGTCATCAGGAACGTCCCGCGCAGGTTGACCCCGAGCACCAGGTCCCAGTCGCCGGGCGACATCAGGAACAGGGCGTTGTCGCGTACCGCACCGGCGTTGTTGACCAGGACGGCCGGCGGGCCGAGCGCCTCGGCCACCCGGTCGGTCGCGGCCCGCGCCGCATCGGGGTCGTTCACGTCGGCCTCGACGGCGATGGCCCGGCCCCCGGTGCTGGCGATGCGGTCGGCGATGGCGGTGGCGGCGTCCCGGTCGAGGTCGAGGGCGGCGACCGGCATCCCCTCGGCGGCCAGCCGCAGGGCGATGCAGGCCCCGATGCCCCGGCCCGCGCCGGTCACGACGGCTACCCGGCTCATGCGACCGGCGCGGCTTCGGCGCGGGCCGGCGGGAGCCCGATGGCGTCCAGGTCCCCCAGCACGGCGATCCGCTCGTCGGCATAACCGAGGTCACGCAGCACCGCCTCGGTGTGCTCGCCGAGCGCGGGCACCGGGCCCATCGGCAGTTCCACGTCGGCGAAGGTGAACGGCGGCAGCAGCCCGCGCACCACGCCGGCCGGTGTGCCGACCGGCCGCCAGCGCTGTCGCGCCGCCAGCTGCGGATGGTCGAGCAGGTCGTTGGCGTCACCCAGCCGGGCGTACGCGATG includes:
- the fabG gene encoding 3-oxoacyl-ACP reductase FabG, with the translated sequence MSRVAVVTGAGRGIGACIALRLAAEGMPVAALDLDRDAATAIADRIASTGGRAIAVEADVNDPDAARAATDRVAEALGPPAVLVNNAGAVRDNALFLMSPGDWDLVLGVNLRGTFLMTQAVVDHMAKAGSGRVVNLSSVAALGNPGQANYSAAKAGIEGLTKTLALELGPLNITVNAVAPGYIATDMTAALAARARQTVAEHQAQAAAGIALRRVGRPEEIAAVVAFLAGEQASFVSGQVIQVAGGPVC